In Malus sylvestris chromosome 16, drMalSylv7.2, whole genome shotgun sequence, the following are encoded in one genomic region:
- the LOC126609238 gene encoding metallothionein-like protein type 3 has translation MSGKCDNCDCADSTQCVKKGNSYDLVIIETENRSMDTVVVDAPAAEHNGKCKCGTCCSCVSCTCGHKTHTTKLKMT, from the coding sequence ATGTCGGGCAAGTGCGACAACTGCGACTGTGCTGACAGCACCCAATGCGTGAAGAAGGGAAATAGCTACGACTTGGTGATCATTGAGACTGAGAACCGCTCCATGGACACCGTCGTCGTGGATGCTCCTGCCGCCGAGCACAACGGAAAGTGCAAGTGTGGCACATGCTGCTCATGTGTGAGCTGCACCTGTGGTCACAAAACCCATACAACCAAATTAAAGATGACCTAG